The Streptomyces sp. NBC_00597 DNA segment CGTGACGCGATAGGCCGCGCACGCCTCCGGAACGGATTCCGCGCCGGCACCGGCTTCGGCCGCCGGACCGCCGTGCTCCACCGCGTTCGCGCACGCCTCGCTCAGTGCCACCGACAGATCGAAGGAGATGTCCGGGTCCACCCCCGCGGTCTCCATCGTCCCCAGCAGCAACCGCCTGGCGAGCGGCACGCTCGCGGCTTCGCGCCTCAAGTGGAGAGACCACCAGATGCTCATACGGTTACGTATTGCCGCCCGCGGCAGGGCGTAAGCCCCCGGCGGCTGACACAGCCCTCATTCGGCCGATGGCGACACGTCGAAGCAGTTGTGTATGCAACGGAGCATGCGGCGGTGTACGGGGCGGCGTACGTGTCCGCGCCGGGTTCGGGGGGCGAAGCCCCGTAGGGGGGCACACACGACCTTCCGGACCTGCCGTATGGACGTTGTGAGGGCAGTGCGATGATGGCCCGGCCATGACTGTCCCCCACCCGACGCCCGCCGGAGCCGGCCTCCGGTTGATCCGGGCCGCGGTGTTCACCGCGGTCTGCGTCGTGCTGTCCGCGGCCGGGCACGCGCTGGCGTCCTGCGCCACCGTGCCCTGGTGGGCCCTCGTCATCGCCTTCCTCGCCGTGTTCGCGGTCGCCGCGCCCCTCGCGGGCCGCCGGCGCTCGCTGCCCGGCATCGCCGCCGCACTCGCCTTCGGACAGCTCGCTCTGCACGCGGTGTTCGGCCTCGGCCAGCAGAGCACCGCCGCCGCGCAGGCACCCGCCACGGCCGACGCTTCGCTCGCGGCGCTCGCCGCCCGGCTGGTCTGCGGCGGCAACTCCGTCCCGCTCAGCCCGGCCGACGCCCGGCAGATCCTGCAGACCGCCGGACTGGACCCGGCCGCCATGGCCGCCCAGGCCGCCACCCAGGCGCACATGGGCCACGCCCACCTGACGCAGGCCGCCGCGGCTCCCGCCACCGGCCTGTTCAGCACCGGCATGCTCGTCGGCCACCTGCTGGCCGCACTGGCCGCAGGCTGGCTCCTGGGGCGCGGTGACGCCGCCCTGTTCCGGCTCGTGGAGCTGTCCCGCACCTCCGCCGAAGCCGGGCCGGTGCGCCCGCTGCGCGCCGCGCTGGCCTTCGTACGCGCCTTCGGCGCCGGGCTCGCGGGCACGCACACCGGCACCCCGCAGGCTGCCCGGACCGCCACCGAACCCGCCGCGCACACCGGCCGGGAGACGCTCCAGCACACGGTGATCAGGCGCGGGCCGCCCCGCACGGCGCTCGCCCTCGCAGCCTGACGCGGCACCCCTTCCCCGGGACACCCGGCGCAAGGACCGGTGCCGCGAACTCCGCGCGCGCCCGTGCGCGGAACCACCGTCACCCGCCCCTGTGGAGTGTTACCGCCATGAAGACCTCTCGCGTCTCCTTCGCCGCCGCCCTTGCCGCCGGCACCGTCCTCGTCCTGTCCGGCACCGCGTTCGCGCACGTCGGCGTGCAGCCCGTCGGCGAAGCCACCAAGGGCGGTTACGCGACGCTGAACTTCAAGGTTCCGAACGAGCGCGACAACGCCTCGACGACGCAGCTGGAAGTCAACTTCCCGATCGACCAGCCGCTGACGTCGGTCATGCCGCAGGACATCCCCGGCTGGACGTCCAACGTCGAGAAGACCAAGCTCGACAAGCCGCTGACCGTCCACGGCAAGCAGGTCAACGAGGTCGTCACCAAGGTGACCTGGAGCGGCGGCAAGATCGAGCCCGGCAAGTTCCAGCAGTTCCCGGTATCCGTCGGCAAGCTGCCCGACAACGCCGACCAGATGGTCTTCAAGGCGATCCAGACGTACGACAACAACGAGGTCGTCCGCTGGATCGAGGAGGCCAAGGAAGGCGCGGCGGAGCCGCAGAACCCGGCTCCGGTCCTGAAGCTGACCGCCGCCAAGGCGTCCGCCGCCGACGACCACCACGACGACAAGGGCGCCGCAGCCAAGGACGACAAGGGCCACGAAGAGGCCGCGGGCAAGACCTCCGACACGACCGCGCGTGCCCTCGGCATCGCGGGCATCGTCATCGGCCTCGGTGGTGTCGCCTTCGGTGTCGCCTCGCGCCGCCGCGCCTCCTGATCCACCGCGGCCGCAGGCCGTATTCACTTCTCAGCGTGCGTCAGCCGGCCCCTCTCCGTGGCCGGGCCGCCCGCACCACATCCCCGATCCCAGGGACATCTCGCCATGCGCACCACACGTGTGACGGTCGCCGCCCTCGTGGCAGCCGCCGCCCTCACCCTCACCGCCTGCGGCGGTGAGCCCGCCAAGCCCAACTCGGTCACGCAGATCACCGGCCAGTCCAAGGCCGGTGCCGCCACGGTCCTCGACCGCCCGTTCGACAAGCCGGAGCTGGTCCTGACGGACACCACCGGCAAGCCGTGGAACCTGCGCGAGCAGACCAAGGGCAAGCCGACGCTCATCTACTTCGGCTACACCAACTGCCCCGACGTGTGCCCCCTGACGATGAGCAACATCGCCGTCGCCAAGAAGGCACTGCCCAAGGCCGACCAGGACAAGCTCCAGGTCGTGTTCGTCACCACCGACCCCGAACGGGACACTCCCGACTCCCTCGGCGCGTGGCTCAGGGCCCAGGACCCGTCCTTCACCGGACTGACCGGGGACTTCGCCACCATCCAGGCCGCCGCGCGCAAGCTCGGCATCGGCATCGACCCTCCGAAGAAGGAGGCCGACGGCAGCGTCGTGTCCATGCACGGCGCCCAGGTCATCGCGTTCTCGCCCAAGACCGACGAGGGGTACCTCCTCTACGGCGAAGGCACGACCGTCGACAACTACACCGCGGACCTGCCGAAGGTCATCAAGGGGGAGAACCCGTGAACGCCCGCACCATCCGTACCCTCGCCGCCGCGCTCTCCCTGACGGCAGCACTGGCCATATCCGGCTGCTCGTCGGACTCCGACGCCGACTCCGGCTCCAAGTCCGGCGCGGACAAGCCGAAGATGACGGTCACCGGCGCCTTCATGCCGGAGCCCGTGAACGACAAGATGGCCGGCGCGTTCATGGTCATCAAGAACGAGTCCAAGACGGCCGACAAGCTCACCGCCGTCACCAGCCCCCTCTCCGACGACCTGCAGATCCACGAGACCAAAGACCAGAAGATGCGGCAGGTCGCTGCCATGGACGTGCCGGCCAACGGCGAGCTCAAGCTGGAGCGCGGCGGCAGCCACGTCATGTTCATGGGGCTGAAGAACACGCCGAAGGTCGGCGACAAGGTCACCGTGGAGCTGCGCTTCGAGAAGGCCGACCCCGTCAAGGTCGAGCTGGACGTCAAGGAACGGACGTACAACGCCCAGAACACCAGCGCCCACTGACGGACCGAGGTACTGACACGCCATGACGGCCATCGCCCCCTCCCCGGCCCGCGTCCGGGCCCCGGCACTCCTGCCGCGGCTCGCGCTGGTCCTCGCAGCCCTGCTGGCAACCCTGTTCACCGCGGCCGGTCCGGCCGCGGCACACGCCGCACTCACCGCGAGCGACCCCAAGGACGGGGCGGTGGTCGCCACGGCCCCCGCCCAGGTCACCCTCTCCTTCTCGGAGCAGGTCGCCATGGGCGACGACTCCATCCGGGTCATGGACCCGCAGGGCAGGCGGGTGGACACCGGCGAACTGCGGGACATGTGCAGCGGAACCACCGTCCGCTACGGCACGGCGCTGCACTCCGGGCTACCCGACGGCACCTACACCGTCGCCTGGCAGGCCGTGTCCGCCGACAGCCACCCCGTTTCTGGCGCCTTCACCTTCTCCGTCGGCACCCCCTCGGCGACCAGCGTCGCCCTGCCCACCGAGAAGGCGGGCGGCGGACCGGTGGGCATTGCCTACGGCATCGCCCGCTACGCCGCCTACGCCGGTTTCACCGTCCTCGTCGGCGGAGCCGCCTTCATCCTGCTGTGCTGGCGACGCGGCGCGGCGCAGCGCCCGCTGCAGAAGCTGATCGTGCGCGCCTGGGTCACGCTCACGGCCGCCACCCTCGTGATGCTGGTGCTCCGCACGCCGTACACGGGATCGGGGAAGTTCGCCGACGCGCTGGACCTCAACGGCCTGAGGGCCGTCCTGGAGACCAAGACCGGCGCCTCCCTCGTCTCCCGGCTGCTCCTCCTCGGCGCCGCCGCCCTGTTCATCGCCGTGCTGTTCGGGGCGTACGCGCGCCGGACCGCCGAGGCTGCGGACAAGGGAAAGCGCAAGGACAAGAGCAAGGAGGCGGACAAGGAGGGCGACGACCTGCTCTTCGGCCTCGGCATCGGCGGAGCCGTGGTGGCCAGCGGTATCGCCGCCACCTGGGCGCTGTCGGAGCACGCCTCGACCGGCATCCAGCCCGGTATCGCCATGCCTGCCGACATCCTGCACCTGCTGGCCGTCGCCGCCTGGCTCGGCGGACTCACCGCCCTGCTCGTCGCCCTCCACAAGGTCCCCGGAATCGAGCGAGAGGCCGTCCAGCGGTTCTCCCGGGTCGCGTTCGTCAGCGTCGTGGTCCTCGCCGTCACCGGCGTCTACCAGTCCTGGCGGCAGCTCGGCAGCTGGTCCGCCCTCACCGGGACCAGCTACGGACAGCTGCTGCTGCTGAAGGTCGGGCTCGTCGCCGTCGCCGTCGGCATCGCCTACGTCTCCCGCTCGTGGACCGCACGGCTTACCGAGGCACCTGCCGGGAAGGCAGCCAAGATCACGCGACAGCGCGATGTTTCACGTGAAACAAAGCCGGCAGCCGTGACCGTTCCCGAGGACCCCAAGCGTGCCGCGCAGCTCGCCCGGCAGCGCGCTGCCCGCGAGAACGCCCGCGAGAAGCAGGTACGCGATGCCGATCCGGCCCGGGCAGGACTGCGCCGCTCCGTGCTCGCCGAAGCCGGGGTCGCCATCGCCCTGCTCGCCGTGACCACCGTCCTCACCAGTACCGAGCCCGGCCGGACCGCCGAGCAGGCGAGCGGGCGCGACTCCGCGGCGGCCACCGCCGTCCCCAACCGCGCCATCAAGATCACCCTGCCGTTCGACACCGGCGGCCAGAACGGCAAGGGGTCGGTCCGCGTCGAGGTCGACCCGGGCCGGGTCGGCGCCAACTCGCTCCACGTCTGGGTCGAGGACCCCGACGGCCAACCGCTCGACGTTCCCGAGATCAAGGTCGCCTTCACCCTGCCCGCCAAGGACATCGGCCCCCTGCCGCTCGTCCCGGAGCGCGCGGCCCCCGGACACTGGAGCGCATCCGGCGTCCAGCTGCCGCTGGCAGGTGAATGGCGGATCGACGTGTCCGTCCGTACCTCCGACATCGACCAGACGACCGTGCAGAAGAACGTGAAGATCGGCTGACCAGAGTGACCGAGAGCAACCCCGACATCGAGATCTCCCGGCGCCGGCTGCTGGGCACCGTCGGCGCCGCGGGCGCCGCCGGGCTCGCGCTGGGCGCCACCGGCGGCGCCCTCGTGCACTCCGCCCTCGCCGACTCCCCGGCCGGCGCGGCCGGGGCCGCCGGGGGCCTCGCCTCCCTGGGCGCCAACCAGGTCGCCTTCCACGGCGATCACCAGGCCGGCATCACCACCCCCCTCCAGGCCAAGGGCCACGTCCTCGCCTTCGACCTGGCCCCCGGGGCCGGCCGCAAGGAGGCCGCCGCCCTGATGCGGCGCTGGTCCGACACCGCCCGGCTGCTGATGGCGGGCAAGGCCGCCTCGGCCGCCGACTCCGGTATCGCCCTCGACGCCGGACCGTCCTCCCTCACCGTCACCTTCGGGTTCGGGGCCTCCTTCTTCGAGCGCACCGGGCTCGCCGCCCGCCGCCCCACCGCCCTCGACCCGCTGCCCGACTTCTCCGCCGACCGGCTCGACGCACAGCGCAGCAACGGCGACCTGTGGGTCCAGATCGGTGCCGACGACGGGCTCGTCGCCTTCCACGCACTGCGCGCCCTCCAGAAGGACGCCGGAGAAGCCGCCCGGGTGCGCTGGCAGATGAACGGCTTCAACCGGTCCCCCGGTGCCACTGCCGCCCCCATGACCGCCCGCAACCTCATGGGTCAGGTCGACGGCACCAACAACCCGAAGCCCGCCCAGCCCGACTTCGACAAGCGGATCTTCGTCCCCGCCACCGGTCCCGGGCCCGCCGAGCACGCCTGGATGGGCGGGGGCTCGTACGCGGTCGTGCGGCGCATCCGGATGCTCCTCGACGACTGGGACAAGCAGTCCCTGGCCCAGCAGGAGCAGGTCATAGGCCGTACGAAGGCCACTGGCGCGCCCCTCACCGGCGGCACCGAGACCACGACGATGGCCCTCGACAAGATCGGCCCCGACGGCAAGCCGGTCATCCCGACCAACGCGCACGCCCGGATCTCCGCCCCCGAGCAGAACGGCGGGGCCGCCATGCTCCGGCGTCCCTTCTCCTTCCACGACGGGATCGCCGCCGACGGCACCCCGGACGCGGGTCTCCTCTTCATCTGTTGGCAGGCCGACCCGTTGCGCGGGTTCGTCCCCGTCCAGCGCAAGCTCGACCGCGGGGACGCCCTGTCGGCTTTCATCCGGCACGAGTCCAGCGGGCTGTACGCGGTGCCGCCCGGCCCCCGCGACGGGGAGTACGTGGGGCAGCGGCTGCTCGAAGGATGAACAGCGCCCCGGTGGTCGGGGACCCGGCATTAGGCTGATCACATGTCGGCCACGCGCTTCACCTATCTCGGTCCCGAGGGCACCTTCACGGAAGCCGCCCTCCGCACACTGCCGGAAGCCGCGACCCGGGAGCTCGTCCCGATGGTGTCGGTCCCGGCCGCCCTTGACGCCGTGCGCAACGGGGAGGCCGCGGCCGCCCTGGTGCCGATCGAGAACTCGGTCGAGGGCGGGGTCACCGCCACTCTGGACGAGCTGGCCTCCGGCGAACCGCTGATGATCTACCGCGAGGTGCTGCTGCCCATCGCGTTCGCACTGCTCGTGCGGCCCGGGACCACGCTGTCGGACGTCAAGACCGTCACCGGGCACCCGGTCGCCCAGCCCCAGGTGCGCAACTGGCTGCGGGCGCACCTGCCCGATGCGGCGTGGGAGTCGGCCGCCTCCAACGCCGACGGTGCCCGGCTGGTCCAGGAGGGCCGCTTCGACGCCGCCTTCGCGGGCGAGTTCGCGGCCGCCACGTACGGGCTCGTCCCGCTGGTCACCGAGATCCACGACGCGGAGAACGCAGAGACCCGGTTCGTGCTCGTCGGACGCCCCGCCCGGCCGGCCGCACCGACGGGCGCCGACAAGACCTCCGTCGTGCTGTGGCTCGGCGACGACCACCCCGGTGCGCTGCTGGAGCTCCTCCAGGAGTTCGCCGTCCGCGGGGTGAACCTGATGCTGATCCAGTCCCGGCCGACGGGCGAGGGCATCGGCAACTACTGCTTCGCCGTCGACGCCGAGGGCCACATCTCCGACCGCAGGGTCAGCGAGGCGCTCATGGGACTCAAGCGCACGTGCCCCCAGGTCCGCTTCCTCGGCTCCTATCCCCGTGCCGGCGTCGCTCAGGGTGACGTGCGTGCTCCGCGACCCGGCACCTCGGACGGCGATTTCACGGCGGCTTCCGACTGGCTGACGCGCTGCCTCGACGGCCGGGCGTAGCTCTTCTTCCCTTGTCCACAGAGTTATCCACAGGCCGAGATGGGGACCTGTGGACTAGTCGACATCATGGCGCGACAAGGTCGACAAATCGGTCGGGGGCCCAGGTTTCGCGCTGGGGAGCGGAAGGTGAACGGCGTCACCCCTACATCGCCGATCAACTCTTTGGGGCGAGCCATTCCCACCCGAATGAGTGTGTGAGGGTGGTTTGAGCTCCGATTCCCTCGGGCGGGCTGCGGGTGGGGATTGATCTAATTCCGTGTCCACAGATCCGGCGCACAGCCTGTGGACAAGTCACCGTGGTGGGCAATTCCTGTGGACAAGGGAGAGGCCCCCGCCCTGCTCAGAGGGCGCCTGGATACCCCCGCTTGTGCCCCTTTTCAGGGAATGGGCCACTTTTATTGACCGGCCAGGAAGGGCCACTTCCAGCCAGCCGGCCAAAGTTTTCCATTCTCCGCAATTGGGACATAGCGACACGCAGCGTGATATCGGTGTGAGCCCGGGAAGCCCAGCCCGGTAGCCTGGAGGGGTGATTGACCTCCGGCTGCTCCGTGAAGACCCTGACCGTGTCCGCGCCTCGCAGCGCGCCCGTGGAGAGGACGTCGAACTCGTCGACGCACTGCTCTCCGCCGACGAGCGCCGCAGGTCCTCAGGCATGCGCTTCGACGAACTGCGCAATGAGCAGAAGTCGCTCGGCAAGCTCATCCCCAAGGCCTCTCCGGAGGAGCGCGCGGAGCTGCTGAAGAAGGCCGAACAGCTCAAGTCGGACGTCAAGGCCGCCGAGGCCGAGCAGAACGAGGCCGACGAGGCCGCCAAGCGACTGCTGCTCCAGCTCGGCAACATCGTCCACGAGGACGTCCCGGTCGGCGGCGAGGAGGACTTCACCGTCCTTGAGACGCACGGCACGATCCGCGACTTCGGCGCCGAGGGCTTCGAGCCCAAGGACCACCTGGAGCTCGGCGAACTGCTGGGCGCCATCGACGTCGAGCGCGGCGCCAAAGTGTCGGGCTCGCGGTTCTACTACCTGACCGGTGTCGGCGCCCTGCTTGAGCTCGCCCTGGTCAACGCGGCGATCGCGCAGGCCACCGAGGCCGGCTTCGTCCCGATGCTGACCCCCGCGCTGGTCCGCCCGCGCGCCATGGAGGGCACCGGCTTCCTCGGCCAGGCCGCGGAGAACGTGTACCACCTGGAGAAGGACGACTATTACCTGGTCGGCACCTCCGAGGTCCCGCTCGCCGCGTACCACATGGACGAGATCATCGACGCCGAGAAGCTGCCGCTGCGGTACGCCGGCTTCTCCCCGTGCTTCCGCCGCGAGGCCGGTACGTACGGCAAGGACACCCGCGGCATCTTCCGCGTCCACCAGTTCGACAAGGTCGAGATGTTCTCGTACGTCGCGCCGGAGGAGGCCGAAGCCGAGCACCAGCGTCTCCTGGAGTGGGAGAAGCAGTGGCTGACCAGCCTGGAGCTGCCCTTCCAGGTGATCGACGTCGCCACCGGCGACCTGGGCTCCTCCGCCTCCCGCAAGTTCGACTGCGAGGCGTGGATCCCGACCCAGGGCAAGTACCGCGAGCTGACCTCGGCCTCGAACTGTGACGGCTTCCAGGCCCGCCGCCTGTCGATCCGCTACCGCGACGGCAAGAAGACCGCGCCGCTCTCGACGCTGAACGGCACGCTGTGCGCCGTACCGCGCACGATCGTCGCGATCCTGGAGAACCACCAGCAGGCCGACGGTTCCGTGCGGGTGCCCGCGGCGCTCCGCCCGTACCTGGGCGGCCGCGAGGTCCTGGAGCCGATCGCCAAGTGAGCCCGGCCCCGTTCCCGTACAAGCTCGTCGCGACCGATCTCGACGGCACGCTGCTGCGTGGCGACGACACGGTCTCGGAACGCACCCGTGAAGCGCTCGTCGCGGCCACCGCGGCGGGCGCGGCACACATCATCGTCACCGGCCGGGCCGTGCCCTGGACCCGGGGCGTGCTGGACGATCTCGGCTACCACGGGATCGCGGTGTGCGGGCAGGGCGCGCAGGTCTACGACGCGGGGGCGCACCGGCTGCTGACCTCGGTGACGCTGGACCGGCAGCTTGCCGGTCTGGCTCTGTCGAAGCTCGAAGCCGAGGTGGGTCCGCTGGCGCTCGCGGCCAGCCGGGACGGAGTGGACGGCGATGTGCTGTTCGGGCCCGGCTACCAGGTACAGGAGGGCCTGCCGGCCGTCTACCTGGAAGACACCGCGGAGGTCTGGACGGCTCCGCTGAACAAGCTGTACATCCAGCACCCGGAGCTCGGCGACGACGCTCTGGTCAAGGCGGCCCGGAAGACCGTGGGCTCGCTGGTGGACATCGTCATGGCCGGCCCGGGGATAGTGGAGATCCTGCCGCTCGGGCTGACGAAGGCCACCGGCCTCTCGCTGGCCGCGCGCCGGCTGGGCGTGAAGGCGGCGGAGACGATCGCCTTCGGCGACATGCCCAACGACATTCCGATGTTCGGCTGGGCGGCGCGCGGGGTGGCGATGGCCAATGCCCATGCCGAGCTGAAGGCCGTGGCCGACGAGGTGACGGCCTCCAACGAGGAGGACGGCATCGCGGTGGTGCTGGAGCGTCTGCTGGGCGCCGCCTGACGGCCCCTCCCCGCAACGGGAACCGTCCGAGAACGAGGGAAGGTCCGGAACAGCCCGCGCCGTACGGCGCGCTCGAAGTGGCTGCTCCGGACCTTTTTGTTGCTCCCCGCACGACTCACTCTGCCCGCGGCGCAGGTCCCGTACCAGTCAATTTCCGTCCATCGGCCAGGGCAGGCGCTGTGCTCATGTTTCACGTGAAACATGCCTGGGGTGCGGGTGACGGGTGAGTGGCCAGGCAAGCAGCCCGACGGACACGGATATGGCGTGCCCGAGGTCGGTGAAGGTGCCTCCGGTGAGGAGGGGCAGCCCGTAGAAGGCGACGACACCAGCGAGGTAGAGCCAGCGCAGCGGGTTGGGGAGCCGGTAGGTGAGGACTCCGATCGAGGCCGCGAGGCCGTAGCTGACGCCCACGTCGACGACATGGACCATGCTCTGCGGGGCCCGGTGGTCCTGAATGGCCATCAGGACCACCTTCTGGCTGATCAGGGTGGCCGTGATGTGGGCGGTCGCGACGATGGCGAGCCAGCGCAGGGTGCCGAGCCAGCGTTCCACGGGTGCGTGGAAGAGCTCGAAGAGGACGGCGTACAGGGCGAGCGAGGCCGGGTTCTCGATCCAGAAGGCACTGGAGAGCAGGGCCCGCACCGGGTGACGGGTGAGTTCGTGGATATTGCTGCTGTGCCGGTGGAGCAGGACGTGCTCCAGGTGGTCGGGTGCGATCACGACGATGACGCTCGTGACGGCGATCATCAGCAGCCATATGTGCGTACCCGGCGAGGAGCGGATCCAGGACCGTACGGGCCTGGACCGCTCGGGCTCGGGGTGCTCGACCATGCACTGATTTTGCCCCGTACGGCGGTGCCCCGCCCGGCCTGTGGGCCGGGCGGGGCACCGCCGCCGATACGTACGGGAAGGTCTTACTCCTCGCCCGCCAGGGTGAGGCGGCGCAGCTTCTGCCCGGCGAAGAGGGTGGCGCCCACGGTGACCACCACGAGCAGGGTCGCCGCGGTCGGCAAGCCGACGGTCGCGTCGACGTACCCTTCGCCGGCGACCTTCTCGGCGAGGGCCAGGGCCCACTGCTGGACGCTGAGGGTCTTCGCCCCGGAAACCAGGCTGCCGAAGAGCGACTCCCAGATCAGGGCGTAGACCAGGCCGAAGACGACCGCGTGCCGGCTGACCGTGCCCAGCAGCAGGAACAGGGCGCTGTAGGCGATCGAGGCGACGAGCGCCGCGACGGTGTAGGCGACGGCGATCTGCTGGCCGTTGCCGTTGAGGATGAAGCCGGCGATCAGGGTCGGGATCGCGGAGAAGGCCATCGTGATGCCGATCGCGACGATCAGCTTGGTCATGATGATCGTCGGACGCTTCACCGGCTTCGAGAGCAGGTAGACGATCGAGCCGTCGTCGATCTCGGGGCCGATGGCTCCGGTGCCGGCGATGACACCGATCAGCGGAACCATGGTGGCGAGGGCGAAGCCGCCCAGGAAGTCGGCGGCGATCTTGTCGTCCAGGCCGCTGAAGGTGCGGACGGCGAGCGAGATGACGATCAGCAGGGCGGGCAGCGCGCAGAGGATCAGCGCGCGACGGCGGCCGAGCAACGCGCGGTACGTGAGCCGGGCGACGGTGGGGTTGTACATGGGTGCCAGCTCCTTCAGGCCGCGACGAGGTAGGAGAAGACCGACTCAAGGGACTCGTCGGAGGGAGAGACCGTCAGCAGGCGGATGCCGTGCGCACGGGCGACCTGCGGCAGCAGCTCGGTGAAGCGGCCGAAGTCGACGGCCTGGATGCGCAGGGCGCCTTCCTTGAGGTCGACCTCGATGCCCGCGGTGGAGGGGTCGGCGATCAGGGCCGCGGCGAGGGCCCGGTCGTCGGAGGAGCGGATGACGTAGCGGTGCGGGCGGTCCGTCATCAGGCGGCGGATCTTGCGGAAGTCGCCGGAGGCGGCGTGCCTGCCGGCGACGACCACCTCGATGTGGGAGGCGAGCTGCTCGACCTCCTCCAGGATGTGGGAGGAGAACAGGACGGTGCGGCCGTCGTCACCCATGCGCCGCAGCAGGTCCATGAGCTGCATGCGCTGACGCGGGTCCATGCCGTTGAACGGCTCGTCGAGGAGCAGCACGGACGGGTCGTGGACGAGGGCCGAGGCCATCTTCACGCGCTGGCGCATGCCTTTGGAGTACGTGGAGATCTTCCGGTCCTGTGCGTACTCCATCTCGACCGTGGCGAGCGCCAGTTGGGCGGCCGCGTCGTCGAGGCCGTGCAGCTCGGCGTTGGCGACGACGAACTCCCGGCCGGTCAGGAAGTCGTACATGGCCTCACGCTCGGGCACGACGCCGATCTGCGTGTAGACCTGCTCGTTCTGCCAGATCGGCGCGCCGTCGAGGGTGACGGTGCCGGTGGAGGGGGCGAGGAAGCCGCCCATCATGTTGATGAG contains these protein-coding regions:
- a CDS encoding YcnI family protein — translated: MKTSRVSFAAALAAGTVLVLSGTAFAHVGVQPVGEATKGGYATLNFKVPNERDNASTTQLEVNFPIDQPLTSVMPQDIPGWTSNVEKTKLDKPLTVHGKQVNEVVTKVTWSGGKIEPGKFQQFPVSVGKLPDNADQMVFKAIQTYDNNEVVRWIEEAKEGAAEPQNPAPVLKLTAAKASAADDHHDDKGAAAKDDKGHEEAAGKTSDTTARALGIAGIVIGLGGVAFGVASRRRAS
- a CDS encoding HAD family hydrolase, translating into MSPAPFPYKLVATDLDGTLLRGDDTVSERTREALVAATAAGAAHIIVTGRAVPWTRGVLDDLGYHGIAVCGQGAQVYDAGAHRLLTSVTLDRQLAGLALSKLEAEVGPLALAASRDGVDGDVLFGPGYQVQEGLPAVYLEDTAEVWTAPLNKLYIQHPELGDDALVKAARKTVGSLVDIVMAGPGIVEILPLGLTKATGLSLAARRLGVKAAETIAFGDMPNDIPMFGWAARGVAMANAHAELKAVADEVTASNEEDGIAVVLERLLGAA
- the serS gene encoding serine--tRNA ligase — translated: MIDLRLLREDPDRVRASQRARGEDVELVDALLSADERRRSSGMRFDELRNEQKSLGKLIPKASPEERAELLKKAEQLKSDVKAAEAEQNEADEAAKRLLLQLGNIVHEDVPVGGEEDFTVLETHGTIRDFGAEGFEPKDHLELGELLGAIDVERGAKVSGSRFYYLTGVGALLELALVNAAIAQATEAGFVPMLTPALVRPRAMEGTGFLGQAAENVYHLEKDDYYLVGTSEVPLAAYHMDEIIDAEKLPLRYAGFSPCFRREAGTYGKDTRGIFRVHQFDKVEMFSYVAPEEAEAEHQRLLEWEKQWLTSLELPFQVIDVATGDLGSSASRKFDCEAWIPTQGKYRELTSASNCDGFQARRLSIRYRDGKKTAPLSTLNGTLCAVPRTIVAILENHQQADGSVRVPAALRPYLGGREVLEPIAK
- the pheA gene encoding prephenate dehydratase gives rise to the protein MSATRFTYLGPEGTFTEAALRTLPEAATRELVPMVSVPAALDAVRNGEAAAALVPIENSVEGGVTATLDELASGEPLMIYREVLLPIAFALLVRPGTTLSDVKTVTGHPVAQPQVRNWLRAHLPDAAWESAASNADGARLVQEGRFDAAFAGEFAAATYGLVPLVTEIHDAENAETRFVLVGRPARPAAPTGADKTSVVLWLGDDHPGALLELLQEFAVRGVNLMLIQSRPTGEGIGNYCFAVDAEGHISDRRVSEALMGLKRTCPQVRFLGSYPRAGVAQGDVRAPRPGTSDGDFTAASDWLTRCLDGRA
- a CDS encoding copper chaperone PCu(A)C, with amino-acid sequence MNARTIRTLAAALSLTAALAISGCSSDSDADSGSKSGADKPKMTVTGAFMPEPVNDKMAGAFMVIKNESKTADKLTAVTSPLSDDLQIHETKDQKMRQVAAMDVPANGELKLERGGSHVMFMGLKNTPKVGDKVTVELRFEKADPVKVELDVKERTYNAQNTSAH
- a CDS encoding copper resistance protein CopC, whose product is MTAIAPSPARVRAPALLPRLALVLAALLATLFTAAGPAAAHAALTASDPKDGAVVATAPAQVTLSFSEQVAMGDDSIRVMDPQGRRVDTGELRDMCSGTTVRYGTALHSGLPDGTYTVAWQAVSADSHPVSGAFTFSVGTPSATSVALPTEKAGGGPVGIAYGIARYAAYAGFTVLVGGAAFILLCWRRGAAQRPLQKLIVRAWVTLTAATLVMLVLRTPYTGSGKFADALDLNGLRAVLETKTGASLVSRLLLLGAAALFIAVLFGAYARRTAEAADKGKRKDKSKEADKEGDDLLFGLGIGGAVVASGIAATWALSEHASTGIQPGIAMPADILHLLAVAAWLGGLTALLVALHKVPGIEREAVQRFSRVAFVSVVVLAVTGVYQSWRQLGSWSALTGTSYGQLLLLKVGLVAVAVGIAYVSRSWTARLTEAPAGKAAKITRQRDVSRETKPAAVTVPEDPKRAAQLARQRAARENAREKQVRDADPARAGLRRSVLAEAGVAIALLAVTTVLTSTEPGRTAEQASGRDSAAATAVPNRAIKITLPFDTGGQNGKGSVRVEVDPGRVGANSLHVWVEDPDGQPLDVPEIKVAFTLPAKDIGPLPLVPERAAPGHWSASGVQLPLAGEWRIDVSVRTSDIDQTTVQKNVKIG
- a CDS encoding rhomboid-like protein; amino-acid sequence: MVEHPEPERSRPVRSWIRSSPGTHIWLLMIAVTSVIVVIAPDHLEHVLLHRHSSNIHELTRHPVRALLSSAFWIENPASLALYAVLFELFHAPVERWLGTLRWLAIVATAHITATLISQKVVLMAIQDHRAPQSMVHVVDVGVSYGLAASIGVLTYRLPNPLRWLYLAGVVAFYGLPLLTGGTFTDLGHAISVSVGLLAWPLTRHPHPRHVSRET
- a CDS encoding SCO family protein — its product is MRTTRVTVAALVAAAALTLTACGGEPAKPNSVTQITGQSKAGAATVLDRPFDKPELVLTDTTGKPWNLREQTKGKPTLIYFGYTNCPDVCPLTMSNIAVAKKALPKADQDKLQVVFVTTDPERDTPDSLGAWLRAQDPSFTGLTGDFATIQAAARKLGIGIDPPKKEADGSVVSMHGAQVIAFSPKTDEGYLLYGEGTTVDNYTADLPKVIKGENP
- the efeB gene encoding iron uptake transporter deferrochelatase/peroxidase subunit is translated as MTRVTESNPDIEISRRRLLGTVGAAGAAGLALGATGGALVHSALADSPAGAAGAAGGLASLGANQVAFHGDHQAGITTPLQAKGHVLAFDLAPGAGRKEAAALMRRWSDTARLLMAGKAASAADSGIALDAGPSSLTVTFGFGASFFERTGLAARRPTALDPLPDFSADRLDAQRSNGDLWVQIGADDGLVAFHALRALQKDAGEAARVRWQMNGFNRSPGATAAPMTARNLMGQVDGTNNPKPAQPDFDKRIFVPATGPGPAEHAWMGGGSYAVVRRIRMLLDDWDKQSLAQQEQVIGRTKATGAPLTGGTETTTMALDKIGPDGKPVIPTNAHARISAPEQNGGAAMLRRPFSFHDGIAADGTPDAGLLFICWQADPLRGFVPVQRKLDRGDALSAFIRHESSGLYAVPPGPRDGEYVGQRLLEG